The following proteins are co-located in the Hydractinia symbiolongicarpus strain clone_291-10 chromosome 7, HSymV2.1, whole genome shotgun sequence genome:
- the LOC130649106 gene encoding ras-related protein Rab-26-like isoform X1 has translation MVVKYKAKTDLQFTSNKNLLKHQRNDPDLKHLFKVMLIGDSGVGKTCVLIRFKDGAFLSGSFISTVGIDFRNKTINVDGKKVKLQIWDTAGQERFRSITHAYYRDAHALLLLYDVGSRKTYDNTRAWLSEIKEYAPHDAVVMLLGNKCDLTKERQVKREEGEKLASDYNVPFLETSAKTGMNVDLAFEAASRELMHLEVKGTEHGRFNIGQYVSEKEQKPGCCG, from the exons ATGGTTGTAAAATATAAAGCAAAGACAGACTTGCAATTTACAAGTAATAAAAATCTTCTCAAACACCAACGTAATGATCCTGATCTAAAACATCTATTCAAG gTGATGCTTATTGGGGATAGTGGTGTTGGAAAAACTTGTGTGTTAATTCGTTTCAAAGATGGTGCCTTTTTAAGTGGAAGTTTTATATCAACAGTTGGTATTGATTTTCGA aataAAACAATCAATGTCGATGGCAAGAAAGTCAAGTTACAG ATCTGGGATACTGCTGGGCAAGAGCGATTTCGAAGTATAACACATGCATACTACAGAGATGCACATG CACTTTTGCTGCTTTATGATGTTGGAAGTAGAAAAACATATGATAATACAAGG GCATGGCTTTCTGAAATCAAGGAGTATGCTCCTCATGATGCTGTTGTAATGTTGCTTGGAAATAAG TGTGATCTAACTAAAGAGAGACAAGTAAAACGAGAAGAGGGGGAAAAGTTAGCATCT GATTACAATGTTCCCTTTTTGGAAACTAGTGCCAAAACTGGTATGAATGTAGACTTAGCATTTGAAGCTGCATCTAG GGAATTAATGCATTTGGAAGTAAAGGGTACTGAGCATGGTCGTTTCAATATTGGTCAGTATGTGTCTGAAAAAGAACAAAAGCCTGGCTGTTGTGGTTGA
- the LOC130649106 gene encoding ras-related protein Rab-26-like isoform X2: MAQNGMSRDRPSIRNPYDFAFKVMLIGDSGVGKTCVLIRFKDGAFLSGSFISTVGIDFRNKTINVDGKKVKLQIWDTAGQERFRSITHAYYRDAHALLLLYDVGSRKTYDNTRAWLSEIKEYAPHDAVVMLLGNKCDLTKERQVKREEGEKLASDYNVPFLETSAKTGMNVDLAFEAASRELMHLEVKGTEHGRFNIGQYVSEKEQKPGCCG; encoded by the exons gTGATGCTTATTGGGGATAGTGGTGTTGGAAAAACTTGTGTGTTAATTCGTTTCAAAGATGGTGCCTTTTTAAGTGGAAGTTTTATATCAACAGTTGGTATTGATTTTCGA aataAAACAATCAATGTCGATGGCAAGAAAGTCAAGTTACAG ATCTGGGATACTGCTGGGCAAGAGCGATTTCGAAGTATAACACATGCATACTACAGAGATGCACATG CACTTTTGCTGCTTTATGATGTTGGAAGTAGAAAAACATATGATAATACAAGG GCATGGCTTTCTGAAATCAAGGAGTATGCTCCTCATGATGCTGTTGTAATGTTGCTTGGAAATAAG TGTGATCTAACTAAAGAGAGACAAGTAAAACGAGAAGAGGGGGAAAAGTTAGCATCT GATTACAATGTTCCCTTTTTGGAAACTAGTGCCAAAACTGGTATGAATGTAGACTTAGCATTTGAAGCTGCATCTAG GGAATTAATGCATTTGGAAGTAAAGGGTACTGAGCATGGTCGTTTCAATATTGGTCAGTATGTGTCTGAAAAAGAACAAAAGCCTGGCTGTTGTGGTTGA
- the LOC130649105 gene encoding radical S-adenosyl methionine domain-containing protein 1, mitochondrial-like isoform X2 produces MYYGRNKLIPSKPFGLISGVMVRKWIAKQFHEHEYYSEKSATLYIHWPFCAKLCPYCDFNKYVRDEIDHDLMEECLIREFQSLVRMYDVKKINSVYFGGGTPSLARPSTIYSILNAVSRECVIKNTAEITLEVNPTATEQKLLRDFKHAGINRVSIGVQALNNKDLKLLGREHSVGEAMSCLRHASHLFGSHVSIDLMFGRPGQTPTEWQKELQQVTDMKLNHVSLYELTMKKLTPMGKSFQAGKICLPSDEDMVRMYQDTKENLEAVGLHRYEISNFAKKGYESQHNLSYWCGKDYIGIGPGAHSRLSTFADNKYKHHALVQLPVPEHWINQIEKKGHGIRRCHVLTQQERIDEVMMLSLRMCTGIQSSAFQELVGWSYHLLKEGEFIQQSIRNDLLAIDTRKEKQPSPPRVCSTRVTNKYNFLVRQVKTLKFT; encoded by the exons atgtattATGGGCGTAATAAACTTATTCCATCAAAACCATTTGGTTTGATAAGTGGTGTTATGGTGAGAAAATGGATTGCTAAACAATTTCATGAGCATGAATATTATAGCGAAAAAAGTGCAACCCTTTATATCCAT TGGCCATTTTGTGCAAAGCTGTGTCCATATTGTGACTTCAACAAGTATGTCAG AGATGAAATCGATCATGACTTGATGGAGGAATGTCTTATTCGCGAGTTTCAATCACTAGTTAGAATGTATGATGTGAAGAAAATCAACTCTGTATATTTTGGTGGAG GAACTCCAAGCCTTGCACGTCCATCTACAATATATTCGATTTTAAACGCAGTATCAAGAGAGTGTGTTATTAAAAATACAGCAGAAATTACTTTAGAGGTGAATCCAACAGCAACCGAACAGAAATTACTGAg GGATTTCAAGCATGCAGGGATTAATCGAGTATCCATTGGTGTACAG GCTTTGAATAATAAAGATTTAAAGTTGCTTGGTAGAGAACATTCCGTTGGAGAAGCAATGAG TTGCTTACGTCATGCTTCTCATCTGTTTGGAAGTCACGTGTCAATTGATTTGATGTTCGGAAGACCTGGTCAGACTCCAACTGAGTGGCAAAAGGAACTGCAACAAGTTACAGACATGAAATTAAACCACGTTTCCTTGTATGAGTTGACCATGAAGAAGTTGACACCTATGGGTAAATCGTTTCAAGCTGGAAAAATC tgtCTTCCTTCAGATGAAGATATGGTTCGTATGTACCAAGACACAAaagag AATCTTGAAGCAGTGGGTTTGCATCGTTATGAAATTTCAAACTTCGCTAAAAAA GGCTACGAAAGTCAACACAATTTGTCGTACTGGTGTGGCAAGGACTATATTGGGATAGGACCAG gcgCACACAGCAG ATTGTCGACATTCGCCGACAACAAATATAAACATCATGCTTTAGTTCAGTTGCCAGTTCCAGAGCATTGGATTAACCAG ATTGAGAAAAAAGGACATGGTATAAGAAGATGTCATGTATTAACACAACAAGAAAG AATTGACGAAGTAATGATGCTTAGTCTACGAATGTGTACTGGAATCCAGTCTAGT GCGTTTCAAGAGCTTGTTGGTTGGTCATACCATCTTCTAAAAGAAGGCGAATTTATCCAGCAATCCATACGAAATGATTTGTTAGCAATTGACACTAG GAAAGAAAAACAACCCTCACCTCCAAGGGTTTGCAGCACAAGAGTAACAAACAAATATAACTTCCTGGTTAGACAAGTAAAAACGCTTAAATTCACATAA
- the LOC130649105 gene encoding radical S-adenosyl methionine domain-containing protein 1, mitochondrial-like isoform X1 produces MYYGRNKLIPSKPFGLISGVMVRKWIAKQFHEHEYYSEKSATLYIHWPFCAKLCPYCDFNKYVRDEIDHDLMEECLIREFQSLVRMYDVKKINSVYFGGGTPSLARPSTIYSILNAVSRECVIKNTAEITLEVNPTATEQKLLRDFKHAGINRVSIGVQALNNKDLKLLGREHSVGEAMSCLRHASHLFGSHVSIDLMFGRPGQTPTEWQKELQQVTDMKLNHVSLYELTMKKLTPMGKSFQAGKICLPSDEDMVRMYQDTKENLEAVGLHRYEISNFAKKGYESQHNLSYWCGKDYIGIGPGAHSRLSTFADNKYKHHALVQLPVPEHWINQIEKKGHGIRRCHVLTQQERIDEVMMLSLRMCTGIQSSAFQELVGWSYHLLKEGEFIQQSIRNDLLAIDTRGLRITEKGMIVVDAVITELCIAIQKTNRDKYASKVA; encoded by the exons atgtattATGGGCGTAATAAACTTATTCCATCAAAACCATTTGGTTTGATAAGTGGTGTTATGGTGAGAAAATGGATTGCTAAACAATTTCATGAGCATGAATATTATAGCGAAAAAAGTGCAACCCTTTATATCCAT TGGCCATTTTGTGCAAAGCTGTGTCCATATTGTGACTTCAACAAGTATGTCAG AGATGAAATCGATCATGACTTGATGGAGGAATGTCTTATTCGCGAGTTTCAATCACTAGTTAGAATGTATGATGTGAAGAAAATCAACTCTGTATATTTTGGTGGAG GAACTCCAAGCCTTGCACGTCCATCTACAATATATTCGATTTTAAACGCAGTATCAAGAGAGTGTGTTATTAAAAATACAGCAGAAATTACTTTAGAGGTGAATCCAACAGCAACCGAACAGAAATTACTGAg GGATTTCAAGCATGCAGGGATTAATCGAGTATCCATTGGTGTACAG GCTTTGAATAATAAAGATTTAAAGTTGCTTGGTAGAGAACATTCCGTTGGAGAAGCAATGAG TTGCTTACGTCATGCTTCTCATCTGTTTGGAAGTCACGTGTCAATTGATTTGATGTTCGGAAGACCTGGTCAGACTCCAACTGAGTGGCAAAAGGAACTGCAACAAGTTACAGACATGAAATTAAACCACGTTTCCTTGTATGAGTTGACCATGAAGAAGTTGACACCTATGGGTAAATCGTTTCAAGCTGGAAAAATC tgtCTTCCTTCAGATGAAGATATGGTTCGTATGTACCAAGACACAAaagag AATCTTGAAGCAGTGGGTTTGCATCGTTATGAAATTTCAAACTTCGCTAAAAAA GGCTACGAAAGTCAACACAATTTGTCGTACTGGTGTGGCAAGGACTATATTGGGATAGGACCAG gcgCACACAGCAG ATTGTCGACATTCGCCGACAACAAATATAAACATCATGCTTTAGTTCAGTTGCCAGTTCCAGAGCATTGGATTAACCAG ATTGAGAAAAAAGGACATGGTATAAGAAGATGTCATGTATTAACACAACAAGAAAG AATTGACGAAGTAATGATGCTTAGTCTACGAATGTGTACTGGAATCCAGTCTAGT GCGTTTCAAGAGCTTGTTGGTTGGTCATACCATCTTCTAAAAGAAGGCGAATTTATCCAGCAATCCATACGAAATGATTTGTTAGCAATTGACACTAG GGGATTGAGAATCACGGAAAAAGGAATGATAGTTGTGGATGCTGTTATCACAGAATTGTGTATTGCTATTCAAAAAACGAACAGGGACAAGTACGCCTCAAAAGTGGCTTAA
- the LOC130649104 gene encoding axin-1-like, translating into MNSTDERPSPMGSEAKNTYVENPVNEGKENLPSYEKWKKSFQELLEDDEGSKTFYEFLETEQLGVLFECWYSCEQYRNCPPNKATAKEVYSRFVRIKDSRVPISDQARNNLAMRLRANNITENILSEIEQEVFGNLRDICYPKFLKSDFFTFYCETSGQVQYNASDFHKFGKPSSSMKRTSNLEVLHEHGHRNEQSNEQQSALTPYEKDFVRTPSSSKICSDTQSFYSDTINDSDKLSMADSRTSCGSTGHPRSVRSCNHDQLPDLANFRPRTQRLNQERLRPLKPDQFAAQLTQKLLKVINDRELEKHQYPDMPHHIESKAVQSQYSSHYNPHETDASEFDTQSWIMPPASDRYSVAGASSHSGSGANMERDRNIKDKAKELRNAVHHSLRNNLGECQCQACFDRIRHEKLYSENHGGSCYKHDKVTQNNRYHNQQPCCCKSKDSYCNHNIPNTYNNKPNPELHRYYKGYGEEHGRDIDALPVDKSKIFAWMEKNEKYKTQYPEPSPSPALRRKKQPVVYDNSRVQPIAQDLGMPLLPQPDTGNVLEEVKRVLEEPIRGSTKKHHHARTRPHQVQSSGYYPEQHSTYSDASHEHTGSVASGNWSHSDSASILSYNPSQISTVPSSASRLWNSQGYYESRSDVRVDYKSEARSHSTGRHGSLHGSSVRSDHRGSNARSDFHSDVRSHSTGRSHGSDNSKSRSKNMTTVTYYFGVEPIPYRISIPTYDVTLGQFKQETKKGNYRFFFKTSDDDGEVVYDEIKNDDELLPRYKDKIIGKVEKLE; encoded by the exons ATGAATTCAACTGATGAACGACCTTCCCCGATGGGTTCTGAAGCAAAAAATACGTACGTGGAAAATCCGGTGAACGAAGGAAAGGAAAATCTTCCAAGCTATGAGAAATGGAAAAAAAGTTTCCAAGAACTTCTCGAGGACGATGAAGGCTCGAAAACATTTTATGAATTCCTAGAAACGGAACAGTTAGGTGTGCTGTTTGAATGTTGGTACAGTTGTGAACAATATAGAAATTGTCCTCCGAATAAAGCTACAGCCAAAGAGGTTTATTCTCGTTTTGTACGAATCAAAGATTCACGTGTACCCATATCGGATCAAGCTCGTAATAACTTAGCTATGCGTCTGCGAGCGAATAATATAACTGAAAATATACTATCTGAAATCGAGCAAGAAGTGTTTGGAAACTTAAGAGATATATGTTACcctaagtttttaaaatcagaCTTTTTTACGTTTTATTGCGAAACAAGTGGGCAAGTCCAGTACAATGCAAGCGATTTTCATAAGTTTGGAAAGCCGTCGTCTTCGATGAAGCGAACTTCAAATTTAGAAGTGTTGCACGAGCATGGACATCGCAACGAGCAAAG CAATGAACAACAATCCGCTTTGACACCTTATGAAAAAGATTTCGTTCGCACACCTAGCTCATCAAAAATTTGTTCAGATACACAAAGTTTTTACTCAGATACGATAAATGACAGTGACAAATTATCTATGGCTGATTCAAGAACCTCTTG tgGGTCAACAGGACATCCACGTAGTGTTCGAAGCTGCAATCATGATCAGCTTCCCGATTTGGCGAACTTTAGGCCG CGTACTCAACGCCTCAACCAAGAAAGGCTCAGGCCTTTAAAGCCAGATCAATTTGCTGCACAGCTAACACAGAAACTTCTCAAAGTAATCAATGATCGTGAACTAGAGAAGCATCAATATCCAGATATG cCACATCATATTGAATCAAAAGCTGTTCAATCTCAATATTCTTCACACTACAATCCTCATGAAACTGATGCTAGTGAATTCGATACACAATCTTGGATTATGCCACCAGCATCTGATCGTTATAGTGTTGCTGGTGCTTCTTCTCATAGTGGCTCTGGTGCTAACATGGAAAGGGATAGAAACATAAAAGACAAAGCAAAAGAATTACGTAATGCTGTTCATCATTCCCTGAGAAATAATTTAGGTGAATGTCAGTGTCAAGCTTGTTTTGATAGAATACGCCATGAAAAGCTTTATAGTGAAAATCATGGAGGATCTTGTTACAAGCATGATAAAGTTACCCAAAATAATAGATATCATAACCAGCAACCATGTTGTTGTAAAAGTAAAGACTCTTATTGTAATCACAATATTCCAAACACTTATAATAATAAACCTAATCCTGAGttacatagatattataaagggtATGGAGAGGAACATGGTAGAGATATTGATGCATTACCTGTTGATAAATCAAAGATTTTTGCATGGAtggaaaaaaacgaaaaatataaaacacaatACCCAGAACCTTCACCATCTCCTGCTTTACGACGTAAGAAACAACCTGTTGTTTATGATAATTCTAGAGTTCAACCAATTGCACAGGATCTTGGCATGCCTTTATTACCACAGCCAGATACTGGAAATGTACTAGAGGAAGTTAAGCGTGTTTTGGAAGAACCAATAAGAGGCTCTACAAAGAAGCATCATCACGCaag GACTCGTCCTCATCAAGTTCAGTCCTCAGGCTACTATCCTGAGCAGCATTCAACTTACAGTGATGCTTCTCATGAACACACTGGAAGTGTGGCTTCTGGAAATTGGTCACATTCAGACTCGGCTTCTATTCTTTCATATAATCCTTCACAAATCTCTACTGTGCCTTCCTCTGCGTCAAGACTATGGAATAGCCAAGGTTATTACGAATCGAGAAGTGACGTTAGAGTAGATTATAAAAGTGAAGCCAGAAGTCACAGTACAGGTCGTCACGGTTCCTTACACGGCAGTTCGGTTCGAAGCGATCATCGTGGCAGTAATGCCAGAAGTGACTTTCATAGTGACGTTAGAAGCCATAGTACTGGCAGGAGTCATGGTAGTGATAACAGTAAAAGTCGGTCAAAAAATATGACGACAGTTACATATTACTTCGGCGTTGAACCTATTCCATATCGGATATCTATACCGACTTACGACGTCACTCTTGGACAATTCAAACAGGAGACGAAAAAGGGAAATTATCGTTTCTTTTTCAAAACATCTGACGACGATGGTGAAGTTGTGTATGACGAAATAAAAAACGATGACGAACTCCTTCCACGCTATAAAGATAAAATAATCGGTAAAGTTGAGAAACTAGAATAA